From a single Arthrobacter sp. SLBN-112 genomic region:
- a CDS encoding DUF5719 family protein, which produces MHDHTPPAAATPPADAETPGVNKPPFAGDKTAPAAKPAPEGATAGAGRKSSGRGATRLPGGKGRAASVAGVAAGVLILAGGGAVVGAGSLVPPPESSRIMQAVEAAVPAGASVGVCPGPARLLEGTDAGTDAQFRPESATAATRVSAAVLSAGGVLPGSRLARLDGTAAVEIAKDPGPAPTAGAPQELVAGVVADRAVDQVNVLRADALANQNASAAGAMKYTASDGDLQGSAAATCGQPSNDQWLAGAGTTVGRTSVLALTNASSTPATVSLELFGAGGQIQAPGSRGLLVAPGTTRSVVLAGLAANESQLTVHVRSAGGPVAASIQQSVLRGLTPGGVDFISPGTAPAVRQVMTGVDIQDPSGVAALTGQPGYGDAGPALELTVPGASDAVVEIKLYGRDGQHALPSGGVITAKAGSTTEVSLAGVPAGQYTVAASSDVSFVAAARMSRGLQSGQPSDVAWAPSAVRLGSQHVVPVPKGGVRQLVFGALDARATITYAPITADGKVRAAAAADIAGGTTASISVPEQADGAEVVGYVVSASGDAAYGAVLVGQDGRNDVSSLAFLAAAAGRETVPVALGY; this is translated from the coding sequence ATGCATGACCACACCCCACCGGCTGCGGCGACGCCACCGGCAGATGCCGAAACGCCGGGTGTAAACAAACCGCCGTTTGCAGGCGACAAGACGGCTCCGGCCGCAAAACCGGCTCCGGAAGGAGCCACGGCCGGTGCAGGCAGGAAGTCATCGGGCCGCGGCGCTACCCGGCTTCCCGGCGGCAAGGGCCGCGCAGCATCCGTGGCCGGGGTGGCGGCAGGAGTCCTGATCCTCGCCGGGGGAGGGGCCGTGGTGGGCGCCGGGTCATTGGTGCCGCCTCCTGAAAGCAGCCGCATTATGCAAGCGGTGGAAGCCGCGGTCCCGGCAGGTGCCAGCGTCGGCGTCTGCCCAGGCCCCGCGCGCCTGCTGGAAGGTACCGACGCCGGTACAGACGCGCAATTCCGGCCCGAGTCCGCCACCGCGGCAACCAGGGTCAGTGCCGCGGTGCTCAGCGCGGGTGGTGTGCTGCCCGGGAGCCGGCTGGCACGGCTGGACGGAACAGCCGCCGTCGAAATCGCCAAGGACCCCGGTCCGGCGCCCACTGCCGGCGCCCCCCAGGAACTCGTGGCCGGAGTTGTTGCCGACCGCGCAGTGGACCAGGTCAACGTCCTCAGGGCCGATGCCCTGGCAAACCAGAATGCTTCAGCTGCAGGGGCCATGAAATACACCGCCAGCGACGGTGATCTGCAGGGCAGTGCGGCGGCGACCTGCGGCCAGCCCTCGAACGACCAGTGGCTGGCAGGTGCCGGCACCACTGTTGGCCGCACCTCCGTGCTCGCCCTGACCAATGCCTCCAGCACACCCGCCACCGTGAGCCTGGAGCTGTTCGGGGCAGGCGGCCAGATCCAGGCTCCGGGCAGTCGCGGCCTCCTGGTTGCGCCCGGCACCACCCGCAGCGTCGTCCTCGCCGGCCTGGCGGCCAACGAGTCCCAGCTCACCGTGCATGTGCGAAGCGCGGGTGGTCCGGTTGCCGCATCCATCCAGCAAAGCGTCCTGCGCGGCCTCACCCCTGGCGGCGTGGATTTCATTAGCCCGGGGACAGCCCCTGCAGTCCGCCAGGTGATGACGGGCGTGGACATCCAGGACCCCTCCGGGGTCGCCGCGCTGACGGGGCAGCCGGGGTACGGGGACGCGGGGCCCGCCCTCGAACTGACCGTCCCCGGTGCTTCCGATGCCGTGGTGGAGATCAAGCTGTACGGGCGGGACGGGCAGCACGCGCTTCCATCCGGCGGCGTCATCACCGCAAAAGCGGGGTCGACCACGGAGGTATCCCTGGCCGGCGTTCCTGCCGGCCAGTACACCGTGGCGGCCTCGTCCGACGTGTCCTTCGTCGCGGCGGCACGCATGAGCCGCGGGCTTCAATCGGGGCAGCCCTCGGATGTCGCGTGGGCGCCATCCGCCGTCCGGCTGGGGAGCCAGCACGTGGTCCCCGTCCCCAAGGGCGGCGTTCGCCAGTTGGTGTTCGGCGCCCTTGATGCCCGGGCCACCATCACGTACGCACCCATTACGGCTGATGGAAAGGTGCGGGCAGCCGCTGCTGCGGACATCGCAGGGGGAACAACGGCCTCCATCAGCGTTCCGGAGCAGGCCGACGGGGCCGAGGTCGTGGGCTATGTAGTGTCCGCGTCCGGTGACGCCGCCTATGGAGCGGTGCTCGTGGGGCAGGACGGCCGCAACGACGTTTCCTCCCTGGCTTTCCTCGCTGCCGCGGCCGGCCGGGAAACAGTTCCGGTGGCATTGGGTTACTAG
- a CDS encoding metallopeptidase family protein: MQSSNHESGFSVRLADPDARVATGVETAGRSFFRRRRNRHGRGLRGEIMLPTHPGYRTRADRFDDMVLDSAQRLHDIWGKTLDGVRFGVDEIPPDLEQLAANASTPPMGSYTPAAGEDGPMITVYRRVVEQACSGVEELQDLVHDVVVEHTAEMLGVAPETLDPVYRRRY; the protein is encoded by the coding sequence ATGCAGTCATCGAACCATGAATCAGGTTTTTCGGTCCGGTTGGCTGACCCGGATGCCCGCGTGGCAACGGGTGTGGAGACCGCCGGCAGGAGCTTCTTCAGGCGGCGCCGGAACCGCCACGGGCGTGGCCTTCGGGGCGAGATAATGCTGCCCACCCATCCCGGGTACCGGACCCGCGCAGACCGGTTTGACGACATGGTGCTGGATTCGGCCCAGCGGCTGCACGACATTTGGGGCAAAACCCTCGACGGCGTGCGCTTCGGGGTTGACGAAATCCCGCCGGACCTTGAGCAGCTGGCCGCCAATGCCTCCACACCTCCCATGGGCTCCTACACGCCCGCTGCCGGCGAGGATGGACCCATGATCACCGTGTACCGGCGGGTGGTGGAGCAGGCCTGCTCCGGAGTCGAAGAGCTCCAGGACCTGGTTCACGACGTGGTGGTGGAACACACCGCGGAGATGCTCGGCGTGGCGCCGGAGACACTGGATCCCGTATACCGCCGCCGCTACTGA
- a CDS encoding DUF3499 domain-containing protein gives MGAIRQCSRSACRQSAVATLTYVYADSTAVLGPLATYAEPHCYDLCEQHADSLTVPRGWEVLRLAMPSTPQQPGPDDLLALANAVRDAAALPPEAQPPAQRSHHSALEAPAGAEGVRRGHLRVLREPS, from the coding sequence GTGGGAGCTATCCGTCAGTGTTCAAGGTCAGCCTGCCGCCAGTCGGCGGTAGCCACCCTGACGTACGTGTATGCAGACTCCACGGCAGTCCTTGGTCCGCTGGCCACCTACGCCGAACCGCACTGCTACGACCTCTGCGAGCAGCATGCCGACTCGTTGACGGTTCCCCGCGGCTGGGAAGTACTGCGCCTGGCCATGCCATCAACCCCCCAGCAGCCGGGCCCCGATGACCTGCTGGCGCTCGCCAACGCCGTGCGCGATGCAGCTGCACTCCCGCCCGAGGCCCAGCCACCGGCCCAGCGGAGCCACCATTCCGCCCTGGAAGCTCCTGCGGGCGCTGAGGGTGTGCGCCGGGGCCACCTGCGGGTCCTTCGGGAACCTTCCTGA
- a CDS encoding Trm112 family protein — protein MPKISPELLSVLRCPVTGSPLVQEGEELVATAAGDTGIRNRYAIEDGIPLLLPPELLAAAASAGSDQHDPAAAGH, from the coding sequence ATGCCAAAGATCAGTCCCGAGCTGTTGTCCGTCCTGCGTTGCCCCGTGACCGGCTCGCCGCTGGTCCAGGAGGGGGAAGAGCTGGTGGCCACTGCCGCCGGTGATACGGGGATCAGGAACCGGTACGCCATCGAGGACGGGATCCCGCTGCTGCTGCCTCCGGAACTGCTCGCCGCAGCAGCCTCGGCAGGGTCAGACCAGCACGATCCGGCTGCTGCAGGGCACTAG
- the ahcY gene encoding adenosylhomocysteinase has product MTFDYKVADISLAEAGRHQIRLAEHEMPGLMSLREEFGPTQPLKGARIAGSLHMTVQTAVLIETLTALGAEVRWASCNIFSTQDEAAAAVVVGKGTVDDPQGVPVFAWKGETLEEYWWTAEQILTWPGAESNPELGPNMILDDGGDATMLVHKGVEFEAVGNVPSADPEDSEEYGIFLEVLRRSLAADPQKWTRTAATIRGVSEETTTGVHRLYQLADQGKLLFPAINVNDSVTKSKFDNKYGIRHSLPDGINRATDVLMGGKVAVVCGYGDVGKGAAEALRGQGSRVIVTEIDPICALQAAMDGYQVAKLESVLAQGDIFITTTGNKDVILAEHMAGMKNKAIVGNIGHFDNEIDIAGLARIPGVKKVEIKPQVHEWVFDEGSSEERSIIVLSEGRLLNLGNATGHPSFVMSNSFANQTIAQIELWTKRDQHEYENKVYVLPKVLDEKVARLHLDALGVELTELTKDQAEYLDIDVAGPYKPEHYRY; this is encoded by the coding sequence ATGACTTTTGACTACAAAGTTGCCGACATCTCCCTGGCGGAAGCCGGCCGGCACCAGATCCGCCTGGCCGAGCACGAGATGCCCGGCCTGATGTCCCTCCGCGAGGAGTTCGGCCCCACCCAGCCGCTCAAGGGTGCCCGGATCGCCGGTTCCCTGCACATGACGGTGCAGACCGCGGTGCTGATCGAGACCCTTACCGCGCTGGGCGCCGAGGTCCGCTGGGCCTCCTGCAATATCTTCTCCACCCAGGATGAGGCCGCCGCGGCCGTGGTGGTGGGCAAGGGCACGGTTGACGATCCGCAGGGCGTGCCGGTGTTCGCCTGGAAGGGCGAGACCCTTGAGGAGTACTGGTGGACGGCCGAGCAGATCCTGACCTGGCCGGGCGCCGAATCCAACCCTGAGCTGGGTCCCAACATGATCCTGGACGACGGCGGCGACGCCACCATGCTGGTCCATAAGGGTGTCGAGTTCGAGGCTGTTGGCAACGTGCCCTCCGCCGATCCCGAGGATTCCGAGGAATACGGCATCTTCCTCGAGGTGCTGCGACGTTCCCTTGCTGCGGACCCGCAGAAGTGGACCCGGACGGCGGCCACGATCCGGGGCGTCAGCGAGGAGACCACCACCGGTGTCCACCGGCTGTACCAGCTCGCGGACCAGGGCAAGCTGCTCTTCCCCGCCATCAACGTCAACGACTCCGTGACCAAGAGCAAGTTCGACAACAAGTACGGCATCCGCCACTCCCTTCCCGACGGCATCAACCGGGCCACCGATGTGCTCATGGGCGGAAAAGTCGCTGTCGTCTGCGGTTATGGCGACGTTGGCAAGGGCGCGGCGGAAGCGCTGCGGGGCCAGGGCTCACGCGTCATCGTGACCGAGATCGACCCCATCTGCGCGCTGCAGGCGGCCATGGACGGCTACCAGGTGGCCAAGCTGGAATCGGTCCTGGCCCAGGGTGACATCTTCATCACCACCACCGGCAACAAGGACGTCATCCTGGCCGAGCACATGGCCGGCATGAAGAACAAGGCCATCGTGGGCAACATCGGCCACTTCGACAATGAGATCGACATCGCCGGCCTGGCCCGCATCCCCGGCGTCAAGAAGGTCGAAATCAAGCCGCAGGTACACGAATGGGTCTTCGATGAGGGCTCCAGCGAGGAGCGCTCCATCATTGTCCTGTCCGAGGGCCGGCTGCTCAACCTTGGCAACGCCACGGGCCACCCGTCCTTTGTCATGAGCAACTCGTTCGCGAACCAGACCATTGCGCAGATCGAGTTGTGGACCAAGCGGGACCAGCACGAGTACGAGAACAAGGTCTATGTGCTGCCCAAGGTCCTGGACGAAAAGGTGGCCCGGCTGCACCTGGACGCCCTGGGTGTTGAACTCACGGAACTGACCAAGGACCAGGCGGAGTACCTGGACATCGACGTCGCCGGTCCGTACAAGCCCGAGCACTATCGTTACTGA
- a CDS encoding L,D-transpeptidase produces MEPDVKPRRRGTAKKILAVAAVCVLAAVGGVFAAVAPGLAGGPLESEAGSALRTSPGIASPVVPPVTFDAAPANGAKQVNPAAPVSLKVGNGTIQRVTLASTAGKTIDGSIDSSGTAWSATGPLEFNTEYSYTYVVKDGAGRETSTTQSFNTVTSSHEADAAIYPLNGMKVGVGQPLQIIFSEPVTNRAAVEKAIKITTTGGQAGAFHWYSDTMVRYRPENFWTANSTVTMDMQLFGVDLGNGQIANFNKKVNVSIGDKKVAIADATAHTFTLSVNDQPVKTLPVSMGDKRFPSAKGYAVLMEKNRYDHFRAASIGLKPDDPAYYGEADVEYTIRLTLSGAYIHQALESAYPFIGNANVSHGCIGFLPDGAAWVFDNMGTGDVVQIINTEGDYAANTDGFGDWNIPWSEYDN; encoded by the coding sequence ATGGAGCCTGATGTAAAGCCCCGTCGCCGGGGGACTGCCAAGAAAATCCTTGCTGTGGCTGCCGTCTGTGTCCTGGCTGCCGTGGGCGGGGTCTTCGCCGCCGTCGCCCCGGGCCTTGCCGGCGGCCCGCTTGAATCCGAAGCAGGCTCCGCACTGCGGACATCCCCTGGCATTGCTTCCCCTGTTGTGCCGCCAGTGACTTTTGACGCGGCGCCGGCCAACGGCGCCAAGCAGGTGAACCCCGCGGCCCCGGTGTCGCTGAAAGTGGGCAACGGGACAATCCAGCGCGTCACCCTGGCCAGCACTGCGGGCAAGACCATTGACGGCAGCATCGATTCCAGCGGGACGGCGTGGTCCGCCACCGGGCCCCTGGAATTCAACACCGAATACAGCTACACCTATGTGGTCAAGGACGGCGCAGGACGCGAGACCAGCACCACGCAGTCCTTCAACACCGTGACAAGCTCACACGAGGCAGACGCCGCCATCTACCCGCTGAACGGCATGAAGGTGGGCGTGGGGCAGCCGCTGCAGATCATCTTCAGCGAACCCGTAACCAACCGTGCCGCCGTGGAAAAGGCCATCAAAATCACCACGACGGGGGGACAGGCCGGAGCCTTCCACTGGTACAGCGACACCATGGTCCGGTACCGCCCGGAGAACTTCTGGACTGCGAACTCAACGGTCACCATGGACATGCAGCTCTTCGGCGTCGACCTGGGCAACGGCCAGATCGCAAACTTCAACAAGAAGGTGAATGTCTCGATTGGAGACAAGAAAGTGGCCATCGCCGATGCCACCGCACACACCTTCACGCTCAGCGTCAACGACCAGCCCGTCAAGACCCTGCCCGTCAGTATGGGGGACAAGCGCTTCCCGTCAGCAAAGGGATACGCGGTGCTGATGGAGAAAAACCGTTACGACCACTTCAGGGCCGCAAGCATCGGCTTGAAGCCTGATGATCCGGCCTACTACGGTGAAGCGGACGTCGAATACACCATCCGCCTGACCCTGAGCGGCGCCTACATCCACCAGGCCCTCGAGTCGGCCTACCCGTTCATTGGGAACGCCAACGTGTCCCACGGCTGCATTGGCTTCCTGCCTGACGGAGCGGCATGGGTATTCGACAACATGGGAACCGGCGACGTGGTCCAGATCATCAACACCGAGGGTGACTACGCGGCGAACACGGACGGGTTCGGCGACTGGAACATCCCGTGGAGCGAGTACGACAACTAA
- a CDS encoding RDD family protein encodes MSPIITGEAVVLELRPASFAARALGLAIDVVIHVVLLVLIMIGLSAAGADLDEAAARALGLAAVVFCLVVAPVGVETLSRGRSLGKLATGLRVVREDGGAIRFRHALIRGLTGFLEIYLTLGGLALAVALFNDKSRRLGDLLAGTYSVRGRVPADQALRVFVPPQLQAWAAAADIGRIPDATARRAAQFIRQAVRMAPLSRAGMAEAIAAELFAYVAPPPPPGTGADDYLAAVVAERRNREFTRLSLLRRRNTETGQRLQRLPFTG; translated from the coding sequence GTGAGCCCGATAATTACCGGCGAGGCAGTGGTCCTCGAACTCCGTCCGGCGAGCTTCGCCGCGCGGGCCTTGGGCCTTGCCATCGACGTCGTCATCCACGTGGTCCTGCTCGTACTGATCATGATTGGCCTGTCCGCCGCCGGCGCGGACCTCGATGAGGCAGCCGCGCGGGCTCTTGGCCTGGCCGCCGTCGTATTCTGCCTGGTGGTGGCGCCGGTGGGCGTCGAGACCCTGAGCCGTGGCCGGTCGCTGGGCAAGCTGGCTACAGGCCTGCGGGTGGTCCGTGAAGACGGCGGCGCCATCAGGTTCCGGCATGCACTGATCCGCGGACTCACCGGGTTCCTCGAGATCTACCTGACCCTCGGCGGGCTCGCCCTCGCCGTGGCGCTCTTCAACGACAAGTCCAGGCGGCTCGGCGACCTTCTGGCCGGCACCTACTCCGTCCGCGGCCGGGTTCCTGCAGACCAGGCCCTCCGGGTTTTTGTTCCGCCCCAGCTGCAGGCGTGGGCTGCCGCGGCGGACATCGGCCGCATCCCCGATGCCACGGCCCGCAGGGCCGCCCAGTTCATCCGCCAGGCGGTCCGGATGGCGCCGCTGTCCAGGGCAGGGATGGCTGAGGCCATCGCCGCGGAGCTTTTCGCATACGTGGCCCCGCCCCCGCCCCCGGGCACGGGCGCCGATGACTACCTGGCCGCCGTCGTTGCCGAACGGCGGAACAGGGAGTTCACCAGGCTGTCGCTGTTACGCCGGCGGAACACTGAAACCGGGCAGCGGCTGCAGCGGCTGCCCTTCACCGGCTGA
- a CDS encoding stage II sporulation protein M, producing MDMDAFAAVNADKWARLQELAGKGRLTGAEADELLALYQSTSGHLSLVRSVAPESGLSASLSATLAQARTRFTGARSNAMADLARFFVVALPAALYRLTWLTLACGTAFVLIAAAYAAWIGTSAEALRAVVSETAAAQYVDEDFINYYSENPAASFAGAVWTNNAWISAQAVALGITGIWVPMILFSNAQGVGIAAGIFASAGKSDVFYSYILPHGLMELTAVFVASAAGLRIFWAMVSPGPRTRGRAVAEEGRSLITVALGLVVVLFVSGLVEGFVTPSPLPAWARISIGAAVLTSYWSYVLLLGRRAFLAGERGDLRREDAGYTEIAA from the coding sequence GTGGACATGGATGCCTTCGCCGCCGTTAATGCGGACAAGTGGGCGCGCCTGCAGGAGCTTGCCGGCAAAGGCAGGCTCACCGGTGCCGAGGCCGATGAATTGCTGGCGCTGTACCAGTCCACGTCCGGCCACCTGTCGCTGGTCCGCTCGGTGGCTCCGGAAAGCGGACTCTCCGCTTCGCTCTCGGCCACGCTGGCCCAGGCGCGGACCCGCTTTACCGGCGCCCGCTCAAACGCCATGGCTGACCTGGCACGGTTCTTCGTGGTGGCCCTGCCTGCCGCGCTGTACCGGCTGACCTGGCTGACCTTGGCATGCGGCACCGCTTTCGTGCTCATCGCTGCCGCCTACGCCGCCTGGATCGGCACGTCCGCCGAAGCGCTCCGGGCCGTGGTTTCCGAGACGGCTGCCGCCCAGTACGTGGACGAGGACTTCATCAACTACTACTCGGAGAACCCGGCAGCATCATTTGCCGGTGCCGTTTGGACCAACAATGCGTGGATCAGTGCGCAGGCGGTGGCCCTGGGGATCACTGGGATCTGGGTGCCGATGATCCTGTTCAGCAACGCACAGGGAGTAGGCATCGCAGCCGGCATTTTTGCGTCCGCCGGCAAATCCGACGTCTTCTACAGCTACATCCTGCCGCACGGGCTAATGGAGCTCACCGCCGTCTTCGTTGCCTCCGCCGCAGGCCTTCGGATCTTCTGGGCGATGGTATCGCCGGGGCCGCGGACACGGGGCAGGGCCGTGGCGGAGGAGGGCAGGTCGCTGATCACGGTGGCCCTGGGGCTGGTGGTGGTGCTGTTTGTCTCGGGCCTGGTGGAAGGGTTCGTCACTCCGAGTCCGCTGCCGGCTTGGGCCAGGATCAGCATCGGGGCGGCTGTTCTCACCTCGTACTGGTCGTATGTCCTGCTGCTGGGCAGGCGGGCTTTCCTGGCCGGGGAGCGTGGCGACCTCCGCCGCGAAGACGCCGGCTACACGGAAATCGCTGCCTGA
- a CDS encoding TIGR01906 family membrane protein, with product MNDETPARAKSAAPQPEPFLDTSGDSDEPAFSWLTPAAGDKPAGNKPSRENPAADKSGPGASALEEGGEKAGRNQAPAETTTAQPGSRADRKAAEAAVGSSSTAVSSATAGSSATGTTRTSAGGTSATDPSANGPGSSAGSPVFKEPLPTSALHVRPPEEEVERRNAQRESAANAKPVAPRVMQVLLAIIYPLILLILAVRAVTSPLFLWVEYNRPGFPGDGYGFSTDDRMTYGSYAVDYLSNWAGPRYLGDLVHRGGEKLFKDGEVSHMADVKAVILSTFGAGALLLLLALIAILYLRRRSTGGIRRGLFAGSIITLALILGLGTLAALGWQQFFTEFHRIFFADGSWTFSLDDTLIRLFPSQFWIDAGIVIAGLVLVASVVTLVLTWPTRKRRGLAPKPVQADQEQANQQKADQP from the coding sequence GTGAATGACGAGACACCGGCCCGCGCCAAAAGCGCCGCGCCGCAGCCGGAACCTTTCCTGGACACGTCCGGGGATTCCGACGAGCCCGCGTTTTCCTGGCTGACACCCGCCGCCGGGGACAAACCTGCGGGGAACAAGCCCTCCCGCGAGAACCCTGCCGCGGACAAATCCGGTCCCGGCGCGTCCGCCTTGGAAGAGGGCGGGGAAAAAGCCGGCCGGAACCAGGCACCGGCAGAGACCACAACAGCCCAGCCCGGAAGCCGGGCCGACCGCAAGGCTGCGGAAGCCGCCGTCGGATCCTCCTCCACTGCCGTCTCATCTGCAACCGCCGGATCATCCGCCACTGGCACCACCCGCACGTCCGCTGGGGGAACGTCCGCCACGGACCCCTCCGCGAACGGGCCCGGCAGCAGCGCCGGTTCGCCGGTCTTCAAGGAACCACTTCCCACCTCCGCCCTGCACGTCCGTCCCCCCGAGGAGGAAGTGGAGCGCCGCAATGCCCAGCGCGAAAGCGCCGCCAATGCCAAGCCGGTGGCGCCGCGTGTCATGCAGGTCCTGCTGGCCATCATCTACCCGCTGATCCTGCTGATCCTGGCCGTCCGGGCCGTGACCAGCCCACTCTTCCTCTGGGTGGAGTACAACCGTCCAGGCTTCCCCGGTGACGGGTACGGTTTCAGCACGGACGACAGGATGACCTACGGCTCCTATGCCGTGGACTACCTCAGCAACTGGGCAGGCCCACGGTACCTGGGCGACCTGGTGCACCGCGGCGGCGAAAAGCTCTTCAAGGACGGCGAAGTCAGCCACATGGCCGACGTCAAGGCGGTCATCCTGTCCACCTTTGGCGCAGGTGCTCTGCTGCTCCTCCTCGCGCTGATCGCCATCCTGTACCTGCGCAGGCGCAGCACCGGCGGGATCCGGCGCGGCCTCTTTGCCGGCTCCATCATCACGCTGGCCCTGATCCTGGGCCTCGGTACGCTGGCGGCACTGGGCTGGCAGCAGTTCTTCACCGAATTCCACCGGATCTTCTTCGCCGATGGATCCTGGACCTTCAGCCTGGACGACACCCTGATCCGGCTGTTCCCCAGCCAGTTCTGGATTGACGCCGGCATCGTCATCGCCGGCCTGGTGCTCGTGGCATCCGTCGTGACTCTGGTGCTCACCTGGCCGACGCGCAAACGCCGCGGTCTGGCGCCAAAGCCGGTAC